One Meriones unguiculatus strain TT.TT164.6M chromosome 5, Bangor_MerUng_6.1, whole genome shotgun sequence DNA segment encodes these proteins:
- the Brpf1 gene encoding peregrin isoform X4 gives MGVDFDVKTFCHNLRATKPPYECPVETCRKVYKSYSGIEYHLYHYDHDSPPPPQQTPLRKHKKKGRQSRPANKQSPSPSEVSQSPGREVMSYAQAQRMVEVDLHGRVHRISIFDNLDVVSEDEEAPEEAPENGSNKENTETPAATPKSGKHKNKEKRKDSNHHHHSAPASAAPKLPEVVYRELEQDTPDAPPRPTSYYRYIEKSAEELDEEVEYDMDEEDYIWLDIMNERRKTEGVSPIPQEIFEYLMDRLEKESYFESHNKGDPNALVDEDAVCCICNDGECQNSNVILFCDMCNLAVHQECYGVPYIPEGQWLCRRCLQSPSRAVDCALCPNKGGAFKQTDDGRWAHVVCALWIPEVCFANTVFLEPIDSIEHIPPARWKLTCYICKQRGSGACIQCHKANCYTAFHVTCAQQAGLYMKMEPVRETGANGTSFSVRKTAYCDIHTPPGSARRLPALSHSEGEEEEDEEEDEGKSWSSEKVKKAKAKSRIKMKKARKILAEKRAAAPVVSVPCIPPHRLSKITNRLTIQRKSQFMQRLHSYWTLKRQSRNGVPLLRRLQTHLQSQRNCDQIGRDSEDKNWALKEQLKSWQRLRHDLERARLLVELIRKREKLKRETIKIQQIAMEMQLTPFLILLRKTLEQLQEKDTGNIFSEPVPLSEVTELDEVPDYLDHIKKPMDFFTMKQNLEAYRYLNFDDFEEDFNLIVSNCLKYNAKDTIFYRAAVRLREQGGAVLRQARRQAEKMGIDFETGMHIPHNLAGDEAPHHSEDEEERLVLLENQKHLPVEEQLKLLLERLDEVNASKQSVGRSRRAKMIKKEMTALRRKLAHQRETGRDGPERHGPSGRGNLTPHPAACDKDGQTDSAAEESSSQETSKGLGPNMSSTPAHEVGRRTSVLFSKKNPKTAGPPKRPGRPPKNRESQMTPSHGGSPVGPPQLPIMGSLRQRKRGRSPRPSSSSDSDSDKSTEDPPMDLPANGFSSGNQPVKKSFLVYRNDCNLPRSSSDSESSSSSSSSAASDRTSTTPSKQGRGKPSFSRGTFPEDSSEDTSGTENEAYSVGTGRGVGHSMVRKSLGRGAGWLSEDEDSPLDALDLVWAKCRGYPSYPALIIDPKMPREGMFHHGVPIPVPPLEVLKLGEQMTQEAREHLYLVLFFDNKRTWQWLPRTKLVPLGVNQDLDKEKMLEGRKSNIRKSVQIAYHRALQHRSKVQGEQSSETSDSD, from the exons ATGGGGGTGGACTTTGATGTGAAGACCTTCTGCCACAACTTGCGGGCAACTAAGCCACCATACGAGTGCCCTGTGGAGACCTGCCGCAAGGTTTACAAAAGTTACAGTGGTATCGAGTACCACCTGTACCACTATGACCACGACAGCCCACCACCCCCACAGCAGACCCCACTGCGCAAGCACAAAAAGAAAGGGCGCCAGTCACGACCAGCCAACAAGCAGTCACCCAGCCCCTCTGAGGTCTCACAGTCACCAGGCCGAGAGGTAATGAGCTATGCTCAGGCCCAGCGCATGGTAGAGGTTGACCTTCATGGCCGTGTCCACCGAATCAGCATCTTTGACAACCTGGATGTGGTGTCAGAGGATGAGGAGGCCCCTGAGGAGGCTCCTGAGAATGGCAGCAACAAGGAGAACACCGAGACACCTGCGGCTACACCTAAGTCAGGCAAGCATAAGAACAAGGAGAAACGCAAGGATTCCAACCACCATCACCACAGCGCTCCCGCCAGTGCTGCTCCCAAACTGCCTGAGGTGGTGTACCGTGAGCTAGAGCAAGATACCCCTGATGCACCACCCAGGCCCACTTCCTACTACCG GTACATTGAGAAATCTGCAGAAGAGCTGGATGAGGAGGTGGAGTATGACATGGACGAAGAGGACTACATCTGGCTGGATATCATGAATGAGCGGCGGAAGACAGAGGGTGTGAGTCCTATCCCACAAGAGATCTTTGAGTACCTAATGGACCGGTTGGAGAAGGAGTCGTACTTTGAAAGTCACAATAAAGGCGACCCCAATGCACTAGTGGATGAAGATGCTGTGTGCTGTATCTGCAATGATGGCGAGTGCCAGAACAGCAATGTCATCCTCTTCTGTGACATGTGCAACTTGGCTGTGCACCAAGAGTGCTATGGTGTCCCCTATATTCCTGAAGGCCAGTGGCTGTGCCGCCGTTGCCTGCAGTCACCTTCTCGTGCAGTGGACTGTGCTCTGTGCCCCAATAAGGGTGGTGCCTTCAAGCAGACAGATGATGGCCGCTGGGCCCACGTGGTGTGTGCCTTGTGGATCCCTGAGGTCTGCTTTGCCAACACAGTCTTCCTAGAACCTATTGACAGCATTGAGCACATCCCACCAGCCCGCTGGAAGCTCACCTGCTACATTTGCAAACAGCGGGGCTCTGGAGCCTGCATCCAGTGCCACAAGGCCAACTGCTACACAGCCTTCCATGTGACATGTGCCCAACAGGCTGGCCTTTATATGAAGATGGAACCTGTGCGGGAGACAGGTGCCAATGGCACCTCCTTTAGTGTCCGCAAGACAGCCTACTGTGATATCCACACACCCCCAGGTTCTGCTCGCCGTCTGCCTGCCCTATCCCACAGtgagggtgaggaggaggaggatgaagaagaagaTGAGGGTAAGAGCTGGAGCTCAGAGAAGGTCAAGAAGGCCAAAGCCAAGTCCCGAATTAAGATGAAGAAAGCCCGGAAGATCTTGGCAGAGAAGCGGGCAGCGGCACCTGTGGTGTCTGTGCCCTGCATCCCACCACACAG GCTCAGTAAGATCACCAACCGGCTGACCATTCAGAGGAAGAGCCAGTTCATGCAGAGGCTACACAGCTACTGGACTCTAAAACGACAGTCACGGAATGGGGTCCCACTACTCCGGCGCCTGCAGACACACCTTCAGTCTCAGAGGAACTGTGATCAAATTGGG AGAGATTCTGAAGATAAAAACTGGGCCCTCAAAGAACAGCTCAAGTCCTGGCAGAGGCTCCGCCATGACCTGGAGCGAGCTCGGCTTCTGGTGGAGCTGATCCGAAAACGAGAGAAACTCAAAAGAGAGACG ATCAAGATCCAGCAGATTGCCATGGAGATGCAGCTGACCCCTTTCCTCATCCTCCTCCGAAAAACCTTGGAGCAGCTCCAAGAGAAGGACACAGGCAACATCTTCAGCGAGCCGGTCCCTCTGTCTGAGGTAACCGAATTGGACGAA GTACCTGACTACCTAGACCACATCAAAAAACCCATGGACTTTTTCACCATGAAGCAGAACTTGGAGGCTTACCGCTACTTGAACTTTGATGATTTTGAGGAGGACTTCAACCTCATTGTCAGCAACTGCCTAAAGTATAACGCCAAGGACACCATCTTCTACAGGGCAGCAGTGCGACTTCGTGAACAGGGTGGTGCTGTGCTCCGTCAGGCCCGGCGCCAGGCAGAAAAGATGGGCATTGACTTTGAGACAGGCATGCATATCCCTCACAACCTGGCCGGAGATGAGGCTCCGCACCACAGTGAAGATG AGGAAGAACGGCTGGTCCTGCTGGAGAATCAGAAACACCTGCCAGTAGAAGAGCAGCTGAAGTTGTTGTTGGAGCGGCTGGACGAAGTCAATGCCAGCAAGCAGAGTGTGGGCCGCTCCCGGCGTGCAAAAATGATCAAGAAAGAGATGACAGCATTGCGGCGGAAGCTTGCTCACCAGCGGGAGACTGGCCGGGATGGACCTGAGCGTCATGGTCCCTCCGGTCGGGGCAATCTGACACCTCACCCAGCAGCCTGTGACAAAGATGGACAGACTGACAGTGCTGCAGAAGAGAGTAGCAGCCAAGAGACAAGCAAAG GCTTGGGTCCCAACATGTCCTCAACCCCTGCACATGAGGTGGGCAGGAGAACCTCAGTTCTGTTCTCCAAAAAGAACCCGAAGACAGCTGGACCGCCCAAGAGGCCGGGCCGCCCCCCAAAAAACCGGGAGAGCCAGATGACCCCCAGCCACGGAGGCAGTCCTGTGGGGCCCCCCCAGCTTCCCATCATGGGCTCCCTACGTCAGCGCAAGAGGGGTAGGAGCCCCCGGCCCAGTTCAAGCTCAGACAGCGACAGTGATAAGTCCACAGAAGATCCCCCAATGG ACTTACCAGCCAATGGATTCAGCAGTGGGAACCAGCCAGTGAAGAAGAGTTTCTTGGTGTACCGTAATGACTGCAACCTTCCCAGAAGCAGTTCAGACTCTGAGtccagcagtagcagcagcagcagtgcgGCCTCAGACAGGACCAG TACAACACCCTCAAAACAAGGCCGGGGCAAGCCCTCCTTCTCTCGGGGTACATTCCCAGAGGACAGTAGTGAAGATACCTCAGGCACTGAGAATGAGGCCTACTCCGTGGGCACTGGCCGCGGCGTGGGCCACAGCA TGGTAAGAAAGAGTCTGGGTCGAGGAGCTGGCTGGCTGTCAGAGGATGAAGACTCCCCATTGGATGCTCTGGACCTTGTATGGGCCAAATGCCGAGGCTATCCATCATACCCAGCTCTG ATCATTGATCCAAAGATGCCCCGAGAAGGTATGTTCCACCATGGGGTTCCCATCCCTGTACCACCACTGGAGGTTCTAAAACTTGGGGAACAGATGACACAGGAAGCCAGAGAGCATCTCTACCTCGTTCTCTTCTTTGACAACAAACGAACCTG GCAGTGGCTGCCCAGGACTAAACTCGTCCCTCTGGGTGTGAACCAGGATCTAGACAAAGAGAAGATGCTGGAGGGCCGCAAGTCCAACATCCGCAAGTCAGTGCAGATTGCCTACCACAGGGCTCTGCAGCACCGCAGCAAGGTGCAGGGTGAGCAGAGCAGTGAGACCAGCGATAGTGACTGA
- the Brpf1 gene encoding peregrin isoform X6 — MGVDFDVKTFCHNLRATKPPYECPVETCRKVYKSYSGIEYHLYHYDHDSPPPPQQTPLRKHKKKGRQSRPANKQSPSPSEVSQSPGREVMSYAQAQRMVEVDLHGRVHRISIFDNLDVVSEDEEAPEEAPENGSNKENTETPAATPKSGKHKNKEKRKDSNHHHHSAPASAAPKLPEVVYRELEQDTPDAPPRPTSYYRYIEKSAEELDEEVEYDMDEEDYIWLDIMNERRKTEGVSPIPQEIFEYLMDRLEKESYFESHNKGDPNALVDEDAVCCICNDGECQNSNVILFCDMCNLAVHQECYGVPYIPEGQWLCRRCLQSPSRAVDCALCPNKGGAFKQTDDGRWAHVVCALWIPEVCFANTVFLEPIDSIEHIPPARWKLTCYICKQRGSGACIQCHKANCYTAFHVTCAQQAGLYMKMEPVRETGANGTSFSVRKTAYCDIHTPPGSARRLPALSHSEGEEEEDEEEDEGKSWSSEKVKKAKAKSRIKMKKARKILAEKRAAAPVVSVPCIPPHRLSKITNRLTIQRKSQFMQRLHSYWTLKRQSRNGVPLLRRLQTHLQSQRNCDQIGRDSEDKNWALKEQLKSWQRLRHDLERARLLVELIRKREKLKRETIKIQQIAMEMQLTPFLILLRKTLEQLQEKDTGNIFSEPVPLSEVPDYLDHIKKPMDFFTMKQNLEAYRYLNFDDFEEDFNLIVSNCLKYNAKDTIFYRAAVRLREQGGAVLRQARRQAEKMGIDFETGMHIPHNLAGDEAPHHSEDEEERLVLLENQKHLPVEEQLKLLLERLDEVNASKQSVGRSRRAKMIKKEMTALRRKLAHQRETGRDGPERHGPSGRGNLTPHPAACDKDGQTDSAAEESSSQETSKGLGPNMSSTPAHEVGRRTSVLFSKKNPKTAGPPKRPGRPPKNRESQMTPSHGGSPVGPPQLPIMGSLRQRKRGRSPRPSSSSDSDSDKSTEDPPMDLPANGFSSGNQPVKKSFLVYRNDCNLPRSSSDSESSSSSSSSAASDRTSTTPSKQGRGKPSFSRGTFPEDSSEDTSGTENEAYSVGTGRGVGHSMVRKSLGRGAGWLSEDEDSPLDALDLVWAKCRGYPSYPALIIDPKMPREGMFHHGVPIPVPPLEVLKLGEQMTQEAREHLYLVLFFDNKRTWQWLPRTKLVPLGVNQDLDKEKMLEGRKSNIRKSVQIAYHRALQHRSKVQGEQSSETSDSD, encoded by the exons ATGGGGGTGGACTTTGATGTGAAGACCTTCTGCCACAACTTGCGGGCAACTAAGCCACCATACGAGTGCCCTGTGGAGACCTGCCGCAAGGTTTACAAAAGTTACAGTGGTATCGAGTACCACCTGTACCACTATGACCACGACAGCCCACCACCCCCACAGCAGACCCCACTGCGCAAGCACAAAAAGAAAGGGCGCCAGTCACGACCAGCCAACAAGCAGTCACCCAGCCCCTCTGAGGTCTCACAGTCACCAGGCCGAGAGGTAATGAGCTATGCTCAGGCCCAGCGCATGGTAGAGGTTGACCTTCATGGCCGTGTCCACCGAATCAGCATCTTTGACAACCTGGATGTGGTGTCAGAGGATGAGGAGGCCCCTGAGGAGGCTCCTGAGAATGGCAGCAACAAGGAGAACACCGAGACACCTGCGGCTACACCTAAGTCAGGCAAGCATAAGAACAAGGAGAAACGCAAGGATTCCAACCACCATCACCACAGCGCTCCCGCCAGTGCTGCTCCCAAACTGCCTGAGGTGGTGTACCGTGAGCTAGAGCAAGATACCCCTGATGCACCACCCAGGCCCACTTCCTACTACCG GTACATTGAGAAATCTGCAGAAGAGCTGGATGAGGAGGTGGAGTATGACATGGACGAAGAGGACTACATCTGGCTGGATATCATGAATGAGCGGCGGAAGACAGAGGGTGTGAGTCCTATCCCACAAGAGATCTTTGAGTACCTAATGGACCGGTTGGAGAAGGAGTCGTACTTTGAAAGTCACAATAAAGGCGACCCCAATGCACTAGTGGATGAAGATGCTGTGTGCTGTATCTGCAATGATGGCGAGTGCCAGAACAGCAATGTCATCCTCTTCTGTGACATGTGCAACTTGGCTGTGCACCAAGAGTGCTATGGTGTCCCCTATATTCCTGAAGGCCAGTGGCTGTGCCGCCGTTGCCTGCAGTCACCTTCTCGTGCAGTGGACTGTGCTCTGTGCCCCAATAAGGGTGGTGCCTTCAAGCAGACAGATGATGGCCGCTGGGCCCACGTGGTGTGTGCCTTGTGGATCCCTGAGGTCTGCTTTGCCAACACAGTCTTCCTAGAACCTATTGACAGCATTGAGCACATCCCACCAGCCCGCTGGAAGCTCACCTGCTACATTTGCAAACAGCGGGGCTCTGGAGCCTGCATCCAGTGCCACAAGGCCAACTGCTACACAGCCTTCCATGTGACATGTGCCCAACAGGCTGGCCTTTATATGAAGATGGAACCTGTGCGGGAGACAGGTGCCAATGGCACCTCCTTTAGTGTCCGCAAGACAGCCTACTGTGATATCCACACACCCCCAGGTTCTGCTCGCCGTCTGCCTGCCCTATCCCACAGtgagggtgaggaggaggaggatgaagaagaagaTGAGGGTAAGAGCTGGAGCTCAGAGAAGGTCAAGAAGGCCAAAGCCAAGTCCCGAATTAAGATGAAGAAAGCCCGGAAGATCTTGGCAGAGAAGCGGGCAGCGGCACCTGTGGTGTCTGTGCCCTGCATCCCACCACACAG GCTCAGTAAGATCACCAACCGGCTGACCATTCAGAGGAAGAGCCAGTTCATGCAGAGGCTACACAGCTACTGGACTCTAAAACGACAGTCACGGAATGGGGTCCCACTACTCCGGCGCCTGCAGACACACCTTCAGTCTCAGAGGAACTGTGATCAAATTGGG AGAGATTCTGAAGATAAAAACTGGGCCCTCAAAGAACAGCTCAAGTCCTGGCAGAGGCTCCGCCATGACCTGGAGCGAGCTCGGCTTCTGGTGGAGCTGATCCGAAAACGAGAGAAACTCAAAAGAGAGACG ATCAAGATCCAGCAGATTGCCATGGAGATGCAGCTGACCCCTTTCCTCATCCTCCTCCGAAAAACCTTGGAGCAGCTCCAAGAGAAGGACACAGGCAACATCTTCAGCGAGCCGGTCCCTCTGTCTGAG GTACCTGACTACCTAGACCACATCAAAAAACCCATGGACTTTTTCACCATGAAGCAGAACTTGGAGGCTTACCGCTACTTGAACTTTGATGATTTTGAGGAGGACTTCAACCTCATTGTCAGCAACTGCCTAAAGTATAACGCCAAGGACACCATCTTCTACAGGGCAGCAGTGCGACTTCGTGAACAGGGTGGTGCTGTGCTCCGTCAGGCCCGGCGCCAGGCAGAAAAGATGGGCATTGACTTTGAGACAGGCATGCATATCCCTCACAACCTGGCCGGAGATGAGGCTCCGCACCACAGTGAAGATG AGGAAGAACGGCTGGTCCTGCTGGAGAATCAGAAACACCTGCCAGTAGAAGAGCAGCTGAAGTTGTTGTTGGAGCGGCTGGACGAAGTCAATGCCAGCAAGCAGAGTGTGGGCCGCTCCCGGCGTGCAAAAATGATCAAGAAAGAGATGACAGCATTGCGGCGGAAGCTTGCTCACCAGCGGGAGACTGGCCGGGATGGACCTGAGCGTCATGGTCCCTCCGGTCGGGGCAATCTGACACCTCACCCAGCAGCCTGTGACAAAGATGGACAGACTGACAGTGCTGCAGAAGAGAGTAGCAGCCAAGAGACAAGCAAAG GCTTGGGTCCCAACATGTCCTCAACCCCTGCACATGAGGTGGGCAGGAGAACCTCAGTTCTGTTCTCCAAAAAGAACCCGAAGACAGCTGGACCGCCCAAGAGGCCGGGCCGCCCCCCAAAAAACCGGGAGAGCCAGATGACCCCCAGCCACGGAGGCAGTCCTGTGGGGCCCCCCCAGCTTCCCATCATGGGCTCCCTACGTCAGCGCAAGAGGGGTAGGAGCCCCCGGCCCAGTTCAAGCTCAGACAGCGACAGTGATAAGTCCACAGAAGATCCCCCAATGG ACTTACCAGCCAATGGATTCAGCAGTGGGAACCAGCCAGTGAAGAAGAGTTTCTTGGTGTACCGTAATGACTGCAACCTTCCCAGAAGCAGTTCAGACTCTGAGtccagcagtagcagcagcagcagtgcgGCCTCAGACAGGACCAG TACAACACCCTCAAAACAAGGCCGGGGCAAGCCCTCCTTCTCTCGGGGTACATTCCCAGAGGACAGTAGTGAAGATACCTCAGGCACTGAGAATGAGGCCTACTCCGTGGGCACTGGCCGCGGCGTGGGCCACAGCA TGGTAAGAAAGAGTCTGGGTCGAGGAGCTGGCTGGCTGTCAGAGGATGAAGACTCCCCATTGGATGCTCTGGACCTTGTATGGGCCAAATGCCGAGGCTATCCATCATACCCAGCTCTG ATCATTGATCCAAAGATGCCCCGAGAAGGTATGTTCCACCATGGGGTTCCCATCCCTGTACCACCACTGGAGGTTCTAAAACTTGGGGAACAGATGACACAGGAAGCCAGAGAGCATCTCTACCTCGTTCTCTTCTTTGACAACAAACGAACCTG GCAGTGGCTGCCCAGGACTAAACTCGTCCCTCTGGGTGTGAACCAGGATCTAGACAAAGAGAAGATGCTGGAGGGCCGCAAGTCCAACATCCGCAAGTCAGTGCAGATTGCCTACCACAGGGCTCTGCAGCACCGCAGCAAGGTGCAGGGTGAGCAGAGCAGTGAGACCAGCGATAGTGACTGA
- the Brpf1 gene encoding peregrin isoform X3, with translation MGVDFDVKTFCHNLRATKPPYECPVETCRKVYKSYSGIEYHLYHYDHDSPPPPQQTPLRKHKKKGRQSRPANKQSPSPSEVSQSPGREVMSYAQAQRMVEVDLHGRVHRISIFDNLDVVSEDEEAPEEAPENGSNKENTETPAATPKSGKHKNKEKRKDSNHHHHSAPASAAPKLPEVVYRELEQDTPDAPPRPTSYYRYIEKSAEELDEEVEYDMDEEDYIWLDIMNERRKTEGVSPIPQEIFEYLMDRLEKESYFESHNKGDPNALVDEDAVCCICNDGECQNSNVILFCDMCNLAVHQECYGVPYIPEGQWLCRRCLQSPSRAVDCALCPNKGGAFKQTDDGRWAHVVCALWIPEVCFANTVFLEPIDSIEHIPPARWKLTCYICKQRGSGACIQCHKANCYTAFHVTCAQQAGLYMKMEPVRETGANGTSFSVRKTAYCDIHTPPGSARRLPALSHSEGEEEEDEEEDEGKSWSSEKVKKAKAKSRIKMKKARKILAEKRAAAPVVSVPCIPPHRLSKITNRLTIQRKSQFMQRLHSYWTLKRQSRNGVPLLRRLQTHLQSQRNCDQIGRDSEDKNWALKEQLKSWQRLRHDLERARLLVELIRKREKLKRETIKIQQIAMEMQLTPFLILLRKTLEQLQEKDTGNIFSEPVPLSEVTELDEVPDYLDHIKKPMDFFTMKQNLEAYRYLNFDDFEEDFNLIVSNCLKYNAKDTIFYRAAVRLREQGGAVLRQARRQAEKMGIDFETGMHIPHNLAGDEAPHHSEDAEEERLVLLENQKHLPVEEQLKLLLERLDEVNASKQSVGRSRRAKMIKKEMTALRRKLAHQRETGRDGPERHGPSGRGNLTPHPAACDKDGQTDSAAEESSSQETSKGLGPNMSSTPAHEVGRRTSVLFSKKNPKTAGPPKRPGRPPKNRESQMTPSHGGSPVGPPQLPIMGSLRQRKRGRSPRPSSSSDSDSDKSTEDPPMDLPANGFSSGNQPVKKSFLVYRNDCNLPRSSSDSESSSSSSSSAASDRTSTTPSKQGRGKPSFSRGTFPEDSSEDTSGTENEAYSVGTGRGVGHSMVRKSLGRGAGWLSEDEDSPLDALDLVWAKCRGYPSYPALIIDPKMPREGMFHHGVPIPVPPLEVLKLGEQMTQEAREHLYLVLFFDNKRTWQWLPRTKLVPLGVNQDLDKEKMLEGRKSNIRKSVQIAYHRALQHRSKVQGEQSSETSDSD, from the exons ATGGGGGTGGACTTTGATGTGAAGACCTTCTGCCACAACTTGCGGGCAACTAAGCCACCATACGAGTGCCCTGTGGAGACCTGCCGCAAGGTTTACAAAAGTTACAGTGGTATCGAGTACCACCTGTACCACTATGACCACGACAGCCCACCACCCCCACAGCAGACCCCACTGCGCAAGCACAAAAAGAAAGGGCGCCAGTCACGACCAGCCAACAAGCAGTCACCCAGCCCCTCTGAGGTCTCACAGTCACCAGGCCGAGAGGTAATGAGCTATGCTCAGGCCCAGCGCATGGTAGAGGTTGACCTTCATGGCCGTGTCCACCGAATCAGCATCTTTGACAACCTGGATGTGGTGTCAGAGGATGAGGAGGCCCCTGAGGAGGCTCCTGAGAATGGCAGCAACAAGGAGAACACCGAGACACCTGCGGCTACACCTAAGTCAGGCAAGCATAAGAACAAGGAGAAACGCAAGGATTCCAACCACCATCACCACAGCGCTCCCGCCAGTGCTGCTCCCAAACTGCCTGAGGTGGTGTACCGTGAGCTAGAGCAAGATACCCCTGATGCACCACCCAGGCCCACTTCCTACTACCG GTACATTGAGAAATCTGCAGAAGAGCTGGATGAGGAGGTGGAGTATGACATGGACGAAGAGGACTACATCTGGCTGGATATCATGAATGAGCGGCGGAAGACAGAGGGTGTGAGTCCTATCCCACAAGAGATCTTTGAGTACCTAATGGACCGGTTGGAGAAGGAGTCGTACTTTGAAAGTCACAATAAAGGCGACCCCAATGCACTAGTGGATGAAGATGCTGTGTGCTGTATCTGCAATGATGGCGAGTGCCAGAACAGCAATGTCATCCTCTTCTGTGACATGTGCAACTTGGCTGTGCACCAAGAGTGCTATGGTGTCCCCTATATTCCTGAAGGCCAGTGGCTGTGCCGCCGTTGCCTGCAGTCACCTTCTCGTGCAGTGGACTGTGCTCTGTGCCCCAATAAGGGTGGTGCCTTCAAGCAGACAGATGATGGCCGCTGGGCCCACGTGGTGTGTGCCTTGTGGATCCCTGAGGTCTGCTTTGCCAACACAGTCTTCCTAGAACCTATTGACAGCATTGAGCACATCCCACCAGCCCGCTGGAAGCTCACCTGCTACATTTGCAAACAGCGGGGCTCTGGAGCCTGCATCCAGTGCCACAAGGCCAACTGCTACACAGCCTTCCATGTGACATGTGCCCAACAGGCTGGCCTTTATATGAAGATGGAACCTGTGCGGGAGACAGGTGCCAATGGCACCTCCTTTAGTGTCCGCAAGACAGCCTACTGTGATATCCACACACCCCCAGGTTCTGCTCGCCGTCTGCCTGCCCTATCCCACAGtgagggtgaggaggaggaggatgaagaagaagaTGAGGGTAAGAGCTGGAGCTCAGAGAAGGTCAAGAAGGCCAAAGCCAAGTCCCGAATTAAGATGAAGAAAGCCCGGAAGATCTTGGCAGAGAAGCGGGCAGCGGCACCTGTGGTGTCTGTGCCCTGCATCCCACCACACAG GCTCAGTAAGATCACCAACCGGCTGACCATTCAGAGGAAGAGCCAGTTCATGCAGAGGCTACACAGCTACTGGACTCTAAAACGACAGTCACGGAATGGGGTCCCACTACTCCGGCGCCTGCAGACACACCTTCAGTCTCAGAGGAACTGTGATCAAATTGGG AGAGATTCTGAAGATAAAAACTGGGCCCTCAAAGAACAGCTCAAGTCCTGGCAGAGGCTCCGCCATGACCTGGAGCGAGCTCGGCTTCTGGTGGAGCTGATCCGAAAACGAGAGAAACTCAAAAGAGAGACG ATCAAGATCCAGCAGATTGCCATGGAGATGCAGCTGACCCCTTTCCTCATCCTCCTCCGAAAAACCTTGGAGCAGCTCCAAGAGAAGGACACAGGCAACATCTTCAGCGAGCCGGTCCCTCTGTCTGAGGTAACCGAATTGGACGAA GTACCTGACTACCTAGACCACATCAAAAAACCCATGGACTTTTTCACCATGAAGCAGAACTTGGAGGCTTACCGCTACTTGAACTTTGATGATTTTGAGGAGGACTTCAACCTCATTGTCAGCAACTGCCTAAAGTATAACGCCAAGGACACCATCTTCTACAGGGCAGCAGTGCGACTTCGTGAACAGGGTGGTGCTGTGCTCCGTCAGGCCCGGCGCCAGGCAGAAAAGATGGGCATTGACTTTGAGACAGGCATGCATATCCCTCACAACCTGGCCGGAGATGAGGCTCCGCACCACAGTGAAGATG CAGAGGAAGAACGGCTGGTCCTGCTGGAGAATCAGAAACACCTGCCAGTAGAAGAGCAGCTGAAGTTGTTGTTGGAGCGGCTGGACGAAGTCAATGCCAGCAAGCAGAGTGTGGGCCGCTCCCGGCGTGCAAAAATGATCAAGAAAGAGATGACAGCATTGCGGCGGAAGCTTGCTCACCAGCGGGAGACTGGCCGGGATGGACCTGAGCGTCATGGTCCCTCCGGTCGGGGCAATCTGACACCTCACCCAGCAGCCTGTGACAAAGATGGACAGACTGACAGTGCTGCAGAAGAGAGTAGCAGCCAAGAGACAAGCAAAG GCTTGGGTCCCAACATGTCCTCAACCCCTGCACATGAGGTGGGCAGGAGAACCTCAGTTCTGTTCTCCAAAAAGAACCCGAAGACAGCTGGACCGCCCAAGAGGCCGGGCCGCCCCCCAAAAAACCGGGAGAGCCAGATGACCCCCAGCCACGGAGGCAGTCCTGTGGGGCCCCCCCAGCTTCCCATCATGGGCTCCCTACGTCAGCGCAAGAGGGGTAGGAGCCCCCGGCCCAGTTCAAGCTCAGACAGCGACAGTGATAAGTCCACAGAAGATCCCCCAATGG ACTTACCAGCCAATGGATTCAGCAGTGGGAACCAGCCAGTGAAGAAGAGTTTCTTGGTGTACCGTAATGACTGCAACCTTCCCAGAAGCAGTTCAGACTCTGAGtccagcagtagcagcagcagcagtgcgGCCTCAGACAGGACCAG TACAACACCCTCAAAACAAGGCCGGGGCAAGCCCTCCTTCTCTCGGGGTACATTCCCAGAGGACAGTAGTGAAGATACCTCAGGCACTGAGAATGAGGCCTACTCCGTGGGCACTGGCCGCGGCGTGGGCCACAGCA TGGTAAGAAAGAGTCTGGGTCGAGGAGCTGGCTGGCTGTCAGAGGATGAAGACTCCCCATTGGATGCTCTGGACCTTGTATGGGCCAAATGCCGAGGCTATCCATCATACCCAGCTCTG ATCATTGATCCAAAGATGCCCCGAGAAGGTATGTTCCACCATGGGGTTCCCATCCCTGTACCACCACTGGAGGTTCTAAAACTTGGGGAACAGATGACACAGGAAGCCAGAGAGCATCTCTACCTCGTTCTCTTCTTTGACAACAAACGAACCTG GCAGTGGCTGCCCAGGACTAAACTCGTCCCTCTGGGTGTGAACCAGGATCTAGACAAAGAGAAGATGCTGGAGGGCCGCAAGTCCAACATCCGCAAGTCAGTGCAGATTGCCTACCACAGGGCTCTGCAGCACCGCAGCAAGGTGCAGGGTGAGCAGAGCAGTGAGACCAGCGATAGTGACTGA